From Gemmatimonadaceae bacterium:
GAGGCCGATGTCGTCTCGAACGCATCGCCCACCGTCTTCCACGGCGCGGTCGACAACATTGCCGCCGAGGTCGACAGCACCACCAAGGCCACCGCCGCCCGCGTCGTCGTCCCCAATCCCGCGCGGCTGCTCAAGAAAGGGATGTACGTGCGCGTCACGGTGCATTCCCACCACGAACACACGGGGCTGCTCGTCCCGATCGCCGCCGTGCTGCGCGACGAAGACAACAACCCGTTCGTGTACGTGCAGGACGCGAACGGCGCCTTCGAACGGCGATCGGTCACGTTAGGCGAACGCCTCGCCGGCCAATACCAGATCGCCGCCGGCCTCCAGCCCGCGGAGAAGGTCGTGTCGCAGGGCGGGCTCTTCCTCCAGTTCGCGCAGAGCCAATGAGCGACCATCCCGAGCAGGCCGCGCCGCCATCCCACGAGGCGGATGGCGCGCCGCGGTCGGTGATCAATACCGTCGTTGCGGGTTCCCTCTCACAACGATTTCTCATCTCACTGCTGGCCGCGCTCCTCGTTGGCGCCGGCATCTGGTCGTTCCGTCGCCTGCCCGTGGACGCGTACCCCGACCTCTCGCCCACCCAGGTCGAGATCATCACCCAGTGGCCCGGCCACGCGTCGGAGGAGGTCGAGCGCCTGATCACCGTACCGATCGAGATCGAGATGAACGGCCTGCCGCGACTCCGCATCGTCAGATCGATCTCGTTGTACGGCCTGTCCGACGTTCGCCTAACGTTCGAGGACAACACCGATGACTATTTCGCCCGCCAGCAGGCCTTCGAACGCTTCAGTGATCTCAGCCTGCCCGAAGGCGTGACGCCCAGCATGGCGCCCCTCTCGTCGCCGTCCGGCCTC
This genomic window contains:
- a CDS encoding efflux RND transporter periplasmic adaptor subunit; protein product: EADVVSNASPTVFHGAVDNIAAEVDSTTKATAARVVVPNPARLLKKGMYVRVTVHSHHEHTGLLVPIAAVLRDEDNNPFVYVQDANGAFERRSVTLGERLAGQYQIAAGLQPAEKVVSQGGLFLQFAQSQ